Proteins encoded together in one Mycobacterium sp. MS1601 window:
- a CDS encoding GntR family transcriptional regulator yields MAEADLELAPLPHAEGRRAEQVMEAVRAALDSGVMRPGVKYSVYQLADALGVSRTPVRDALLRLEEVGLIRFEARQGFRVLLPDPREIADIFAIRLALEVPAVGRAATVCDTTLAARLQQRMELLHAAAAAGDERTFAHHDQLLHDHIMEAAGNTRARTIVRSMRESIRLLGATTTDRARTVHDIDAEHHPFVEAVMANQPKAAMDAMRHHLTSTCKILVAQSINDQNSPLDADELWAEAVQGHGG; encoded by the coding sequence ATGGCCGAAGCCGACCTCGAGCTGGCACCCTTGCCCCACGCGGAAGGCAGGCGCGCTGAGCAGGTCATGGAGGCCGTTCGTGCCGCACTGGATTCGGGCGTCATGCGCCCCGGTGTGAAGTACTCGGTGTATCAGTTGGCCGATGCCCTCGGCGTCTCCCGGACCCCGGTGCGCGACGCCCTGCTACGGCTGGAAGAAGTCGGCCTGATCCGCTTCGAAGCCCGTCAGGGTTTTCGGGTACTACTCCCCGACCCCCGGGAGATCGCCGACATCTTCGCTATCCGCTTGGCGCTCGAGGTTCCCGCAGTCGGTCGGGCGGCCACGGTGTGCGACACGACGCTGGCAGCCCGGCTACAGCAGCGAATGGAGTTGCTGCACGCCGCCGCGGCGGCCGGCGACGAACGGACCTTCGCCCACCACGACCAACTCCTGCACGACCACATCATGGAGGCCGCGGGCAATACCCGGGCCAGGACCATCGTGCGGTCCATGCGCGAGTCCATCCGGCTACTCGGCGCCACCACCACCGACCGCGCCCGCACCGTGCACGACATCGACGCCGAGCACCACCCCTTCGTCGAAGCCGTCATGGCGAATCAACCGAAGGCGGCCATGGACGCCATGCGCCACCATCTCACATCGACATGCAAAATCCTTGTCGCACAGTCGATTAACGATCAGAACTCACCCCTGGACGCCGACGAGCTGTGGGCCGAGGCGGTGCAGGGACACGGCGGCTGA